TCCTAAAAGCAAAAAAGAAGGATAGAACAATTAAATAGCCTAGAAGATTTATATTCAAGTAGCTCTTGTATATACTCCTAAGAGGAGTTTCTAAGAAAGATATATTAGATATAACAAAATGATTATCATTCGTGTATTTTGTCATAGTAGTGGCGAGATGGCTAGCTAGGTACTATTATAGCTGAAAGAACTTATCAGTATGTAGTTATCAATTTTTTTTGGCAAGGAAAGTCATTAAACACAATAAGAAAGCAATTGTCGATTTTTGGTCCActaacaaatcataaaaatatcaaGGAAATTGTTAGCCAGATCTTCATTGTCAGTGGAAGCATTTTAAACATGCACGTAATATAAGTTTATTATTTTTTGTTTGTACAGAAAATAGCATACGTATTCCTCTATCTATTCAGCAAATGAAATCAGTACTAAGTGCATAAAGAGGAAATAATCACTTCATTATGGAACATGATTTAGCATGCACTATATACTCAATAATTCACATCAAGATACAAATATTAGGTGTTTGCTGATGGTGAATCACATATCAAAAGGATGTGTAGGTACACTAACATTGTTTAAGACAATTACCTGTTCAGCACCTGGGGACCCTTGACCTTGAGTAGGGAAAATAGAGTCCAAATTGAGTTGAGGTGGGGGTAAGTGTGTCTGTCCCTGACTGTAATACTGCTGAAAATATCCAAATTAGGTATATAATGGTGAATATTTGACTACATACGCAAAGTAACCATGCAACAGAAATAATAACCTGAGCTACTTGCTGATTGAACTGAAGAAATGCCCCCATCATTGATTGGCGATCCTCTTGTCGTTGTTGCTGAtcctgctgccgctgccgcttcaGTTCTTGAACTTCCTGAGCCAGTCGTACCTCATTTTGACTTGAAGTTTGGGAGTGAGATGGACATGCAATAGTTGACATCTGCACCATTGAGCTATCGAAGGCTCCGTCCGCAATTGCAAACTTTCCATGAGGCTTTCGTCCAGTATTGTCATACATAACCTGTGCGTCAAAAGGGCCCCTAACCCATGACACATCGGGGCCATAAGTCTCCATCATCCCACTGCGGTAGTTTTCCTAAAACAATGGAACCTTTATCAGTTTCTGAATTAATTTATCAACACGCAAAACAATTATGAAACTATGAGCTACCAGGTGCTCTTGTGCATGCTCGTTACGAAGAGGGGGCAACTCATTGCCCTGGCCTTGTGCCACTGCTTCCTTGGGTGCTCCCATGTGCACGGCAAATGATTCGATTAGGCTAAAAGGCCTCCCGTATTTTGCTTCCTATAGAAATACAAATAAGTAATAAATACCAAGAAAGGCATTTGAAGAAGTGGATTTACACAAACTGAAAGTGGACACACTAAAAGTACAATGGTAGTGAGATTAAATGTGAATGCATAAATAAAGTGCAGGGGAGTGTTGCGACTATACCAGGCATTGTTGGGTGCGCGCAATCGATCTTGATCCCCCACGATTCACAGCATCTGGCTTACTAAGTCGTGCATTTCTCTTCACAGCACTAATATTTTTGTATTGTCTTGAACCCCACTGATCACTCAGTTTAAACCAAGGTTCGGTATTCACCCAAGTACCAAAAGGTACACAACGGTACTCGTTTGACTCCAGATGGATCACTTTTGCCTCATCAAACTTGATAGCTCGATGTAAGACCTCGGCATGGTATGCCATCACAGCATATATCCTCAGTTGGTATATTTGTTGTGTTGTCAGTTTTGCACAACAATTTTCTAGAGTTTTCATCCATTTGTCCTTCATCTCTGGTTGGTCATCGGGCCATTTGTATCTCGCCTAACACCAACCAAAAATATAAGTTCACAAATCATGTATTTGATATCCACTTAAAGACACATGCGGAATTTATTTACCATGAAAGCATTCTTGACCTTATCTGCACATAGCTCAGCGGAAGTGTCTGCATCTGGTCCTCTCATATACCAATGACGCCATTTAGTAGCAGCAACTTCAAGTGGTGGAGTCTTTGAAGTATCCATCACAATCTGAGGGTAATAATGCCTAAGTAAGGCCCCAAGGATGGTATTAGGAACACGGTCTTTCTTGTTGAATTGCGCCTCCAACCAATTTCTACCAACAATGAGTCACAATCAAATATAATAGGTGACATATTAACATGAGACTTGTAGTTCTACAGAACCAAAAATTTAAGCTTATTATTACCTATCACCAGATGGTATGAGAGCAATCTTTGCAGCATGCGTTGGTGGTGCTGGAGGAATGCTATTAGCTCCACGTGGTGTCCAGATCCTACCATTGGTTGTTTGGACATGAGACCCAGGCTGTGTAAAATCTCCActtccttcttcctcttcatgtTCAGCTTGTTCACCATTTCTAAGTAGCTCCTCATCTTGTTCTTCTCCTACAACCCCACGCCTCTTCCGAGAGGCACGTATTGCTTGCAAAAGATTACTTTGGCGAGTCCTGTGCacatgtaaacattataagacttttctcagtacaagttctgAAATACAATTTCAACGTGATGTATCCACAACAAGTTAGCTGAGATGCCCAAAATAAACATTCTGGATTCATTACATAATAGTTTTTTATaagaaaataaaacataaaaactcatcaaaccaaaactaCGGAAGTCCATAAACAGAAACATCAAAAGTCATCAGGATAATCGTAGAACTCCTCTACATCTGAATCATCTTTTGTTGCATCTATGTCGCTACTTATTTCACTAGGTGGTGGCTCATTTCCTTGTTCTTGGGTGTTCATATTAGACAACTTGTTTAGAAGCTCAACATCAGAACTATCATGTATCACGTCTGCCTCTCCAGCCCCGATATTGTGATCTAAATCATTGTCCTCTTCAACGGTGAAACTCCCTGTGCTAGTATCCTCTTGATAGAACATGGAACTTGGCGTCTCGTCAAAGTCACCAACTTCTGGTACTCTCAAGTTTCCACGCTGGGGGCAAGGGTGAACAACCCACCAATTTCGCAAGTCACCAGTTTGGCATGGATATGGAGTGTAGTATACTTGTTTGCACTGGTGGGGAAGAATAAATGGCTCATAACCAGGAAGCCTTGTATTAGGATTGATTTGAACTAAACCAATATTTGGGGATTTCCGAATACCGCTTCGAGGATGAAACCAGCGGCACTGGAACAACACTAATTTGAATTGTTGCAAACCCTCAAATGTCAGCTCAATAATGTCTTCTATCACACCGTAGTAGTCAGTAGTGGCACCATCATCTGTGCAAGAGAGGAATACACCGGTGTTTGTAGTAGATGGATTAGACATTGTGTTTTCATATTTCTCAGAGCGAAACCTAAAATTGTTCACATCATATCCAGTTAAACAAGACACTCTGTTTCGACAGCCATGTGATATTTGAGCCAAATCCTTATTTATATCTCCTTGATTTATGCACTGAAAATTCAAATATACAGGTCGGTTATTGGCAAATGGTAACACTGAAGTAATTTGACTGTGTGATCAAAGGAACTTACTAATGATCTAAACCATTCAAATAAATTAGGATGTCCCCTACCAGCACCATTTTTCCTAATTTTATCAAGCTGCTGTTGTGTTGGTCGGCGAGAACCCCTATACTGTGCATCATCAAATTTCCTGAAACTTAAGAGGTTACTAAAACATTTTCTGCAAGGTATATAACAACTATATGTGCCACAGTTATTACTTACTTTATATAATCATCCATTTCAAGAGTGTTAGTGTAAATATAGAGCATGATAGCATCTTTCTCTTGGCTGCTAATGATTTTTGACCCTCTCCTTCCATGAACACGGCCTGGTACTTGGAATGTGCTAAGACTACAACTGTAGTCGTGACACTCATATCCATCGTCATACCTAGGTTTCTTATTACGAATAGATGGTGTAGAACTTGCAAAATATAAGGACACAAAATTTGATATTTCTTCAGCTATGTAAGCCTCCGCGATACAGCCCTCAACACGTGCTTTGTTTTTAACCGTCTTTTTAATATCTTTCATTAACCTGAAAGAAAATGTTGACCAATACAAATTATTTCTAGAATCTATGTATGCGGGTGAATTACTGAGTAATGAAATTAACAGTCACATACCTTTCAAAGACATACATCCATCTGTATTGCACGGGTCCTCCAATTTTCGCCTCATATGGCAAGTGCAGCAGTAGATGTTGCATTGAATTGAAAAATCCAGGTGGGAAGATCTTCTCTAACTTACACAACAAGACAGGAATGCTATTTTCTAATTCTTCCATTTTTTCTATGTTTATCTCTGTAGAGCAGAGCTGTCTAAAAAAGAAACTCAGCTCTGCAAGTGCTAGCCATATCGTATTGTCAATAAAACCACGTAATGCTATAGGCAGAAGGCGCTCCATGAAAATGTGATAGTCATGACTTTTCATTCCGTTAATCCGGAGGTCGGATAAATTTACACCACGCCTAATATTTGCTGCATACATATCTGGAAATTTCAGAGCCTTTAACCACCTTAACACTGCAATTTTCTGCTCTCGACTAAGACAAAAGGGTGCCCTCCTTTTTTCCCAACTTCCATTTGGTTTTTTACGCATGTGATAATCAGACCTATCACAAATTAGTTCAAGATCCAACCTAGCCTTCACATTATCCTTTGTTTTATCACTTATGTCTAGTATTGTGGCTAATAGAGCTTCCATCACATTCTTTTCCGTATGCATGACATCAATGTTGTGTCGAATAAGAAGC
The Lolium rigidum isolate FL_2022 unplaced genomic scaffold, APGP_CSIRO_Lrig_0.1 contig_54194_1, whole genome shotgun sequence DNA segment above includes these coding regions:
- the LOC124681739 gene encoding uncharacterized protein LOC124681739; translated protein: MSEEIAKHMGSHKQGFGKPGVMVHPSDGEAWKSFDDMFPRFAEEPRNVRLGLCTDGFTPFTFGAASYSCWPVFLVPYKLPPAMCMKKENIFLTLIVPGPQHPGKNLDVYMEPLYDDLKLLWNEGVRVYDRSVRDTFTLKACYFYSVHDLPALGMVSGHSTHGKFACPVCLRTVSAFWLVNGQKYCWFDCHRQFLPMNHSFRKSLKAFRKRVQVLNPPPGRLTGEQIHAELKSLVPNKGKGKHKFEGYGQTHNWTHISGLWELEYFDKLLIRHNIDVMHTEKNVMEALLATILDISDKTKDNVKARLDLELICDRSDYHMRKKPNGSWEKRRAPFCLSREQKIAVLRWLKALKFPDMYAANIRRGVNLSDLRINGMKSHDYHIFMERLLPIALRGFIDNTIWLALAELSFFFRQLCSTEINIEKMEELENSIPVLLCKLEKIFPPGFFNSMQHLLLHLPYEAKIGGPVQYRWMYVFERLMKDIKKTVKNKARVEGCIAEAYIAEEISNFVSLYFASSTPSIRNKKPRYDDGYECHDYSCSLSTFQVPGRVHGRRGSKIISSQEKDAIMLYIYTNTLEMDDYIKKFDDAQYRGSRRPTQQQLDKIRKNGAGRGHPNLFEWFRSLCINQGDINKDLAQISHGCRNRVSCLTGYDVNNFRFRSEKYENTMSNPSTTNTGVFLSCTDDGATTDYYGVIEDIIELTFEGLQQFKLVLFQCRWFHPRSGIRKSPNIGLVQINPNTRLPGYEPFILPHQCKQVYYTPYPCQTGDLRNWWVVHPCPQRGNLRVPEVGDFDETPSSMFYQEDTSTGSFTVEEDNDLDHNIGAGEADVIHDSSDVELLNKLSNMNTQEQGNEPPPSEISSDIDATKDDSDVEEFYDYPDDF